The Erinaceus europaeus chromosome 4, mEriEur2.1, whole genome shotgun sequence genomic sequence CTGGTGCCTGAGGTGCTTCCATGTAGTGCCAGGATTTGAACTGGGGCCACACTGATGGCAAGATAGGCACCAAACGTGGTGAGCTACCTCTCTGATTCTGTTTGTTTAGGGACATAATGTCAAAGAAAAGCCTTTAAAATGTTTTGTGagaaggtggggaagacagcacaatattatgcaaaacactttcatgcctgaggctccaaggtccatcattaagccagaactgaataatactctggtaaataaataatagttttaGGGAGGCAGGTGACTCAGTGGCTtacgtgcacatggtgcaaagcgcaaagaccagtccaaggatcccggttcgagcccccagctccacacctgcagtggggtcacttcatgggtggtgaagcaggtctgcaggtgtctatttttctctcctcctctccccccgccacgatttctctctgtcctatccaacaacaatgacagcaataacaacaacaataacaacaaggacaacaaaagggaaaaaatagcctccaggagcagtggatttgtagtagtgtaggcaccaagtcccagcaataacccttgaggcaaaaaaagaagaagaaagacactgtggtccaggaggtgacacagtggataaagcattagactctcaagcatgaggtcctgagttcagtcccccgtAGCATATATaccagatgtctggttctttctgtctccttcttcctacctcctctcattaataaatgaatataatttaaaaagagagagagatctgcagcattgcttcactgctcatgaaacttttcccctgcagcttaAAACAAGGGGCTTAAACTGAGGACCTTGCATATTGTGATATGCATGCTCAACctagtgcaccatcacctagcctctctctcttttcttttcagatagaggacaagagacagagagagaggagactaaCCACAACAccatttcattgcttgtgaagttctccATCCTCACgacgctcccatgtggtgaccaggaaCCACACCTTCATCTTGCTGAAGCCTCTTGGGTCCAGGGGCTTGTCCTAGTCAGAACACAgtaaacagggggccaggtggtggtgcacctggttaagcacacatgttacaatgctcgaggatccaggttcaagcccctggtccccacctgtagggggaaagctttgcaagcagtaaagcagggctgcggatgtctctctgtctctctctctctatcttccccttcctctcaatttctggctatctctatccaataaataaataaggataaaatatttttaaatatgggaggtggtagatagcataatggctatgcaaacaaattctcatgcctgaggctcctaagtgtcagattcaatcccccgcaccaccataagccagaattgatcagtgctctggttatatatatatatatatatatatatatatggttatgcaaagagactttcatgtctgaggctttcaagtcccaggtccagtccccgacactgccataagccagagttgagcagtgctctggtcaaaaaaaaaaattatatatatatataaggaaggtccatttctagccttgtgagggttctccaggctgctctccacaggggctggtgcagtttacattcccaccagtaatgcagAAGgtctcctttgtccctacaaactctccagtatttgttgttgctgtagtttttgaggtatgacattctcacaggggtgaagtggtacctcactattgtcttggatagagctagaaggaattatgttaagataagtcagaaagagaaagatgagtacgggatgatcctACGGTCTTGGCAGtcactattaaaataataaataaataaataataaaaactagaacACAGTAAGGAGGACCCTGGCTCACCTTCTGCTCTGGGAAGAAGTGTAAATGTCCAtgaaccaaaacaaaggactcgtTCATGAAGTGACAATAAGTAACAGAATAGGCAGAGTGTCAAGCACTCCCACCCTGGCAGCCAggtccagggaggtggcacagctggaGGAGCACCTGACCTACAAGAATGAAGTCCCTGCTCTTCCCATCTTGTGGGGGCCCCTCTGTGCACAGCAGATGGTCTTGGGCTGGCAAACTCACTTTAATTACCCAAAGCTCACTTGGGTAATGCGCTGCTTTCCCATGTGCACAAGATAGgtgccagcccagcccccaccacattgagggAAGTTTGGGTGCTacggtttcttttattatttctctctgcctctctgtctctatcaaaaaaaaattttttttagatgaatagtttttcttttttttctttcagatcaatagttttaaaaaaagcacATGCTATGgatcaggaagtggcacagtagactCAACCTTTTgactctcaagttcaatccccggcagcacatatagcagagggatgtctggtttttatctctttctcctcctgtctgtctcattaataaataaataaaatctagaaaaaataagttaaaaaaagcggggtgtcgggtggtagcacagagggttaaacgcacatggcacgaaacactaggaccaacataaggaccctggttcgagccctgggctacccacctacaagggggttgcttcacaagcattgaagcaggtctgcaggtgtctctccccccccccccccgtctttccctcctctctccatttctctctgtcctatccaatggcaataacagcaatgacaacaacaattataataacaacaacaggggcagcaaaatgggaaaaatggcctccaggagtagtggattcatagtgcgaggaccggtgtaaggatcccagttcgagcccccagttccccaccagaggggggtcgcttcacaggcggtaaagcaggtcttcaggtgtctgtctttctctcccccctctgtcttcccctcctctctcgatttctctctgtcctatctaacaataacaacacaaacaacaacaataataactacaaccacaataaaaaacaagggcaataaaaagggaaaataaatgaatgaatatttaaaaaaaattttttaaagcatatgCTCTTTAGAGAGGTGTTTGAGCAGCCcaggagatgaagtgttggactctcaagcatgaggtcttgagttctacccctggcatcacatgtgtgagtgttttctctctctctctctctctctgaatgaatggTGTTTGGCTGGCAAGGATTTGGAAGGACCAGTTTTAGGTGACTCAGGATAAAGTTTGCTGTGTCACCAGCAGGACAGAGGAGCACCTGCCTCTGGGTGGGCGGAATGATGGTTTGGGCCAAAATTGCCCTTGAACTCACATGGCCAGACCTGCACACGCCCCAGCGACTTCCCATCCTCCCTTACCCCTCTATCCAGACCCTCCTGCTGGACATTTCTTCTCCGGACATGCCAATGTCCCTGACTGTCCAGGCATGGAAACCCAGTTCTGCAAGACCAGTGAAGTCTTCTCTCTAGCTGGAGCGGAGGTACTTGTCTGagatctctctcctccctcatctCCTGACACTTCCCAGGTCCTCCGGCAGGTCGTCTGGTGTAGTGGTCAGGGGCCCCGCCTTGGGATTTTCCAGAGCTCGTGTCTCCAGACTCATGAGCCAGGAGCGCTGGATGGCGGGGAgcccggggggtgggggtgggggtgggcgtgtCTCTGAGCTCACCTGCCATTGGCAGGTGGGGGCGCTCTGCAGGGCTGGCGCTATAAATGCAGCGCCAGACGCTGTCTGGCTGGCTCTCCCGCTGGCAGGATGGTGGACAGCGTGTACCGGACCCGCTCGCTGGGGGTGGCGGCCGAAGGGCTCCCGGACCAGTACGCCGATGGGGAGGCGGCGCGCGTGTGGCAGCTCTACATCGGGGACACCAGCAGCCGCACCGCTGAGTACAAGTCCTGGCTGCTGGGGCTGCTGCGCCAGCACGGCTGCCAGCGGGTGCTCGACGTGGCCTGCGGCACCGGGTGAGTCGGGGCGCGGGGAGGCCGGCTCCACCCGGGCGGCCCGGACGGAGAACTTCCGCGGTCCGGGCGGAGAACTTCCGCGGGCACGTCGGGGCAGCCGCCTAGGCTCGCCTGGCCGGACCCAGAGCCGGAGCCGGGCGGGACCCGACTGGAGTGCGTGTGCCCTGGGCAAATGAGCCCAGAGTAGGCGGCTGGGAGACTTGGGGTGAGAGGGCGCCTGTGGGCACTGTATGGTGGGGGAGACGGTTCACTGTGGCAGCTCTTTTGCTGCTGTTGCTGAGCATGATGGACATGAGCTAGCAGCCACAGTATTGTTCCTCCTGTCATGATGGCCTTGGGCAGCGTTCACAGTTAACGTTTGTTCAGCACTTGCCCGTGCCAAAGAGCTGTGCCAGGAGCGTTAGATAGACCAGACTTTGAAATCCTCACAAAACTCCAGGAGGTAAGTAGTGGTAATGCAGCCTCAGAGTATTAAAGTAGCCCAACCCAGTGGAGAGGAAATGCAGACGAGGTGGGTTAGGATCTGTTTGGCCTGTGCTCTAAACTGCCATAAtgggcctgggagacagcataaaggtgtCACAAaagcactttcatgcctgaggttcccaggccTCAAGTACAATCCCTAGCATTGCCAAACCATCATGGTTTACTACCTCCTCAGTtcactccatttctttttttaccggagcactgctcagttctggcttttggtggtgtgggggattgaacctgggactttaaaacctcaggcatgagagtctgtttgcataaccattatgctatctaaccccccccccccgcaattcactccatttcttcttcttcttctttttttaatctttatttattggatagagatagccagaaatcgagagggtagggaagatagagaggaaatgagaaagacacctgcagccctgcttcacaacttgcaaagctttccctttgcaggtggggaccaggggctcaaacctgggtccttgagcactgtaacatgtgtgctcaaccaggtgcgctaccacccggtcctttttgttgttgttgttgttcactcCATTTCTCAAGTAGAAATAACACCAGTTCCCTCacaggactgtcataaggattaACACATATTTGAGAGTGTTTGACTCTGAATAAATGCCAAAGAGAGATTCCAGAAAGTTGCTGCATAGTGACCAGAAACAGATTTGCTAGGTCACTGAGGTCAGTGAGAAAGATTGAGGGGATCAAGCAGAGGATTCTAAAGACTCAAGGCATAATGGATAtgtaaaactttcatgcctgggagtcgggtggtagtgcagcaggttaagggcacgtggtgcaaagcgcaaggatcggagtaaggatcctggttcgagcccccggctccccacctgcagtggactcacttcacaagtggtaaagtaggtctgcaggtgtctatctttctgtccccctctctgtcttcccctcctctctccatttctctctgtcctatacaacaacgacaacatcaataacaacaactactacaacaataaaacaacaagggcaacaaaagggaataaataaattaaatatttaaaaaaaaaactttcattcctgactctccaaggtcctaggttcaattcccagtaccaacataagttagaactgagtagtgctctggtttctctctgtgtacctctcattaaaaaattaagtcaggggagtctggcggtagtgcagcagttaagcacacttggtgcaaagcacaaggacaggcataaggatcctggtttgagcccctggctccccccacctgcagggggaaggaaaactttgtgagtggtgaagtagtgctgcaggtgtctctctgtctcactccctattaccctcttgatttctggctgtctctatccaataaataaagaaaatttaaaaaaattaagtacaaggtaggggagatagcataggtgTTAtgtagactctcaggcctgaggctccaaagttccagcttcaattctctgcaccactCACTACAAGCctgaactcagcagtgctctggtaaaataaattaaatgttaaaatgATTGAGGAGATGGCAGTGCTCAGCGCAAGGTCTTCCTCTGACTGCCTCTTGCCCTGGCCTGCTCAGGGTAGACTCCATTATGCTGGTAGAAGAGGGCTTCAATGTGACAAGCGTGGATGCCAGTGACAAAATGCTGAAATACGCACTCAAAGAGCGCTGGAACCGGCGTCATGAACCTGCCTTTGACAAGTGGGGTGAGTAGGTCCCTCAGTCCCACCTCCCATCAGCACAGCCAGTAAGAACGTGGATCCCATACCTCCTGGGTAGGGTGTCTTGTTTCCCCCATGAGAACATCAAAAACATTGCCATCTGTCTGAAAGGGAAGGTTTAAGCACCAGAATGAGTTGTCAGGTACAAGTTgctaggttatttatttattttcacatctGGCCAGGCTTTACTGGGATTTTGCACCACTgtcagtggacttttttttttcttccccctttctccccccagctagtgagagatagagagagagagagaaaaagagataagcaGAGAGACTATAATACTACTTTactacttatgaagtttccctttgcatgatgcttccacatggtggcttgaacctaagtctttcttttaaatactatttgagggagtcgggtggtagcacagcgggttaagcgcacgtggtgcaaagcgcaaggactagcataaagccctcagctccccacctgcaggggagttgtttcacaggcggagaagtaggtctgcaggtgtctatctttctctcctcctctctgtcttcccctcctctctccatttctctctatcctatttaacaacgacggcatcaataacaacaataataactacaacaataaaaaaaacaagggcaacaaaagggagtaaataaataaatatttaataaaaaatttattttggggggtcgggcggtagcgcagtgggctaagcgcacgtggcgcaaagcgcagggactggaggaaggatcctagttcgagcccccggctccccacctgcagcggtgaagcaggtctgcaggtgtctatctttctctccccctctgtcttcccctcctctctccgtttctctctgtcctatccagcaacaacgacatcaatgacaacgataataataaccacaacgatgataaaaaaaaaaaccaggataacaaaagggaaaaaatggcctccaggatcagtggattcatggtgcaggcaccaaaccccggaaataaccctggaggcaaaaaaaaaaaaaaaaaaatatatatatatatatatatatatatatatatatatatatataatttttggagttgggtggtagcgcagcgggttaagcacacgtggcacaaagcgcaaggatcccggtagagcccccggctccccacctgcaggggagtcccttcacaagcatggaagctggtctgcaggtgtctttttctccccctctgtcttcccctcctctctccatttctctctgtcctatccaacaacaacatcaacaacaataataactacaacaataataataataaaccaagggcaacaaaagggaataattaaataaaaacattttatcatttataccatttgcctttatttatttattgcatggagACATAGATAAATCAATAgttgagggggagatagtgagggagacagatatacctgcagcactgcttcaccattcatgaacccAGGCATttaacatgataacatgtgcagttaaccaggtgcaccaccacccagccctgaacaaGAGTCTTTATGCCTGGTAGTGTGCACTCTAGGGGCcgagtggtagcgcacctggttgagagcacatgttacagtacacaaggacccaggttcaagcccccagtccccacctgcaggggggacttcagtgaagcagggctgcaggtgtctgtctttctccctctctgtatcccccttcctctgTGCACTCTCCCCAGTGAGTCACCATCTCCCAGCCACCAGGCTAGTTTTAACTATGTAGTGTCTCCTCTCAAATGAAAACCATAAGCTTAAGAGTACTCCTTTGCAAccatgattccttttttttttttttaatattttaattatttatgagaaagacaggaggagagagaaagaaccagacatcactctggtacatttgctgctggggatcaaactcaggacctcatgcttgagagtccaaagctttaccactgcaccacctccacaCAGGATTCTTTTCTTgacttgtctttctcctccccctaaTTAGAACTTCAGTTCTgtgtcttttgtgtgtgtggagccagggcctcatgcaacCATGATTTTGCCTGTCTCAGCtacttttcattcagatggagacaAGAAGAGACACTGTGGTACTAGAGCTTTTTCTAATGCCATAACACATCCCATTtgttgccagggctcaaacctagaccacacgcatggcaaggcacatgccctatcCAGTGAGATAGTGCTCTGACCTCTCCTGTGTTTTGAAGGGGACATTGAGGCAGGTCTATACTTTGTGGAATTGGACACTGTTAGTACCATGTTAGTACCATCCTGATCCCTCTTCTCTTTTTGAACCTCAcacaaccccccaacccccagtcatCGAGGAAGCCAACTGGATGACTCTGGACAAAGatgtgccccggccagcaggtgGTGGCTTTGATGCTGTCATCTGCCTTGGAAACAGCTTTGCTCACCTGCCAGACTGCAAAGGTGAGAGAGGGTCTGAACCAGGGCCTGCTTCTTCCTTTCAGCACACACTCCTTTCTGCAGacactctcctccctcccagagctgCCTCTTACTTTTTTGTCCCTCTCTGCCTTGGCACTGGCATATTCAGGGCGGGGGCATGAGGGAGATGCATTGGTGCTGGGAGCCTTGGGCAGATGAGGtctgtgctccccccccccatgttcagGAGACCAGAGTGAACACCGGTTGGCACTGAAGAACATAGCAAGCATGGTGAGGCCAGGGGGCCTGCTGGTCATTGATCACCGCAACTACGACCATATCCTCAGCACAGGCTGTGCCCCACCAGGGAAGAACATCTACTACAAGGTGGGACCCCTGGAGGGACAGGGGAGGTGAGATGTGGAGGCTCAGGCATCACAGAGGTTTCAGAGGCTCATGCAGCCTGTGCTACCTACCTCCAGAGTGACTTGACCAAGGACATCACAACTTCTGTGCTGACGGTGAACAACAAGGCCTACATGGTGACCCTGGACTACACTGTGCAAGTgccaggggcagggcaggatgGCACTCCAGAACTGAGGTGCGTGCTTACATGTTGGGGGCccgggggagagggggcagggttGGCAGGGACCCAGACCACTGGCCCTCACACTCAGTGGGGTTCTGTTGCAGTAAGTTCCGGCTGTCCTACTACCCACACTGCCTGGCATCCTTCACGGAGCTGCTCCGAGCTGCTTTCGGGGGCCAGTGCCAGCACAGCATCCTGGGTGACTTCAAGCCGTACCAGCCAAACCAGAGCTACATCCCCTGCTACTTCATCCATGTGCTCAAGAGGACAGGCTGAGCAGGGCCTCAGTCCCTGAACCTGCTGCACAGGCACTACTGCTAGGCCagtcctggggaggtggggacgcCCAAAGCCCACACCAGACCTGGCTCCCAGAACACAACCTTGGGGTGAGAGGGTGGAGAGCTGATTGGTGGACATACAGGGATTAGAGTTCGGGCAAACGGGAGGGTGAACAATAAGATCTGTGCCTTTTTCAGTTTCTGATTGCCTTCTGTTTGTGTCAAAGGGTGGGGATCTGCTGGTGCCCAGCTTGCCCTCATGGGGGTTACATCTGTTTTCCTGTTCCCGCTCCAGCCTTTCAAATCACACCACCAGGAGGGGGCAGCATACACTTTATTTTCAGGGCAGGGCACAATCCCCAG encodes the following:
- the GNMT gene encoding glycine N-methyltransferase; translated protein: MVDSVYRTRSLGVAAEGLPDQYADGEAARVWQLYIGDTSSRTAEYKSWLLGLLRQHGCQRVLDVACGTGVDSIMLVEEGFNVTSVDASDKMLKYALKERWNRRHEPAFDKWVIEEANWMTLDKDVPRPAGGGFDAVICLGNSFAHLPDCKGDQSEHRLALKNIASMVRPGGLLVIDHRNYDHILSTGCAPPGKNIYYKSDLTKDITTSVLTVNNKAYMVTLDYTVQVPGAGQDGTPELSKFRLSYYPHCLASFTELLRAAFGGQCQHSILGDFKPYQPNQSYIPCYFIHVLKRTG